A DNA window from Hoplias malabaricus isolate fHopMal1 chromosome 5, fHopMal1.hap1, whole genome shotgun sequence contains the following coding sequences:
- the zgc:113278 gene encoding translocating chain-associated membrane protein 1-like 1-like, which translates to MGFRKKNKSPPVLSHEFVIQNHADMVSCLAMVILLGLMFEVTAKFAIMFITVQYNVTQTSEDKPDPVNFYQYGPKDIATVFFYLLIAIILHALIQEYILDKINRRLHLSKTKHSKFNESGQLAAFYLFSFVWGCSILTAEEFVTNPTFLWEGYPHTHMAFQVKFFYICQIAYWFHALPELYFQKVRKEDIPRQLYYICLYVFHITGAYVLNLHRLGLVLLVPHYLVELLFHASRLFYFSNENKQKGFTLWALLFVIARLLTLTLSVLTFGFGLSRTDNQGFSLAEGNFNVLTVRMTCLSAICLTQAWMMWKFINFQLKKWREQSQVQASKKKTVSPKSKPTKKESSRGGSVNGVMKPEDKTSPRARKTKAS; encoded by the exons ATGGGCTTCAGAAAGAAGAACAAAAGTCCGCCGGTGTTGAGCCAcgagtttgtgatccagaatcaCGCTGATATGGTTTCGTGTCTGGCCATGGTCATCCTCCTCGGGCTCATGTTTGAG GTCACAGCAAAGTTTGCCATAATGTTCATCACAGTCCAGTACAACGTCACTCAGACATCAG AAGACAAGCCAGACCCTGTGAACTTTTACCAATATGGCCCCAAGGACATTGCAACCGTTTTCTTCTATCTCCTCATTGCTATAATCCTCCATGCGCTGATCCAGGAGTACATCCTTGAC AAAATTAATCGGCGTCTACATTTGTCTAAAACGAAACACAGCAAGTTTAATGAGTCTGGACAGCTGGCAGCGTTCTACTTGTTCTCTTTCGTTTGGGGCTGCAGCATCCTCACTGCG GAGGAATTTGTGACAAACCCCACTTTCCTATGGGAGGGctaccctcacacacacatggc ATTTCAGGTTAAATTCTTCTACATCTGTCAGATTGCCTACTGGTTCCACGCCCTTCCAGAGCTTTACTTTCAGAAAGTACGAAAG GAAGATATTCCTCGTCAACTTTACTACATTTGCCTTTACGTTTTCCACATCACTGGTGCCTACGTCCTCAA TCTCCACCGTTTAGGCTTGGTTCTTCTGGTGCCTCATTACCTGGTGGAGCTTCTCTTCCATGCCTCACGATTATTTTACTTCAGCAACGAAAACAAGCAGAAAGG gtttacTCTTTGGGCTCTACTCTTCGTGATCGCTCGTCTCCTgaccctcactctctctgtgttgaCGTTTGGCTTTGGATTGTCTCGGACGGATAATCAGGGCTTCTCTCTGGCGGAGGGAAACTTCAACGTGCTCACTGTCAG GATGACGTGTCTGTCAGCCATTTGCCTGACCCAGGCCTGGATGATGTGGAAATTCATCAACTTCCAGCTGAAGAAGTGGAGGGAGCAGAGCCAGGTCCAGGCCAGCAAGAAGAAGACTGTCAGCCCCAAGAGCAAACCCACCAAGAAGGAGTCTTCTAGAG GTGGCTCAGTGAATGGTGTGATGAAACCCGAGGACAAAACCTCACCCCgagcaagaaaaacaaaagcctCCTAG